One window from the genome of Solea solea chromosome 13, fSolSol10.1, whole genome shotgun sequence encodes:
- the rxrbb gene encoding retinoic acid receptor RXR-beta-B isoform X2: protein MSSQQPNSSASNSPTNILGSPFSVISPSLNSPVVSPSLGFGPISNSQISSSASISGMHSISSSEDVKPPFGLRPMPPHSPGIMMSQKRLCVICGDRSSGKHYGVYSCEGCKGFFKRTVRKDLSYTCRDNKECLVDKRQRNRCQYCRYQKCLAMGMKREAVQEERQRNREREGELEVSVGVNEEMPVEKILEAETAVEQKTELHSDGGSAGNSPHDAVTNICQTADKQLFALVEWAKRIPHFSELPLDDQVILLRAGWNELLIASFSHRSIAMKDGVLLASELQRNSAGVGAIFDRENVQSAEVGAIFDRVLTELVNKMRDMQMDKTELGCLRAIVLFNPDAKGLSNTSEVELLREKVYASLEAYCKQKYPEQQGRFAKLLLRLPALRSIGLKCLEHLFFFKLIGDTPIDTFLMEMLEAPHQLS from the exons ATGTCCTCACAGCAGCCCAACAGTTCAGCCTCCAACAGCCCCACCAACATCTTGGGTTCTCCGTTCTCAGTGATTAGCCCCTCACTTAACTCTCCAGTGGTCTCACCCTCTCTGGGATTTGGACCCATCAGCAACAGTCAG ATCTCTTCCTCAGCATCCATATCAGGGATGCACTCGATAAGCAGTTCGGAGGATGTCAAGCCTCCTTTTGGCTTGAGGCCTATGCCACCACACAGCCCTGGAATAATGATGTCTCAGAAGCGTCTGTGTGTCATCTGTGGAGACCGCTCCTCTG GCAAACACTATGGAGTGTACAGCTGCGAGGGATGTAAAGGTTTCTTCAAACGAACTGTGCGTAAAGACCTGAGCTACACCTGCAGGGATAACAAAGAGTGCCTGGTCGACAAACGCCAGCGCAACCGCTGCCAGTACTGCCGCTACCAGAAGTGCCTGGCTATGGGCATGAAGAGGGAAG CGGTCCAGGAGGAGCGCCAGAGGAACCGTGAGCGTGAAGGAGAGTTGGAGGTCAGTGTTGGCGTGAATGAGGAGATGCCTGTGGAGAAGATCTTGGAGGCAGAGACTGCAGTAGAGCAGAAGACTGAGCTTCATTCTGATGGAGGCTCTGCAGGCAATTCT ccACACGACGCAGTCACCAACATCTGTCAGACTGCCGACAAACAGTTGTTTGCTTTAGTGGAGTGGGCCAAGAGAATCCCTCATTTCTCTGAACTGCCTCTTGATGATCAGGTCATCCTCCTGCGTGCAG GATGGAATGAGCTCCTCATCGCCTCCTTCTCCCATCGCTCCATTGCTATGAAGGATGGAGTTCTCTTGGCGTCTGAGCTGCAGCGTAACAGTGCAGGAGTTGGAGCTATTTTTGACAG GGAGAATGTGCAGAGTGCAGAGGTTGGCGCCATATTTGACAG GGTTCTCACTGAGCTTGTCAATAAAATGCGTGATATGCAAATGGACAAAACAGAGCTGGGCTGCCTCCGAGCCATTGTCCTCTTCAACCCAG ATGCTAAAGGGCTTTCCAACACCAGTGAGGTGGAGCTCCTGAGAGAAAAGGTCTATGCATCATTGGAAGCCTACTGTAAACAGAAATACCCAGAGCAGCAGGGAAG GTTTGCCAAGCTCCTACTTCGGCTGCCGGCACTAAGATCCATTGGCTTGAAGTGCTTGGAGCATCTCTTTTTCTTCAAGCTGATCGGTGACACACCTATTGACACTTTCCTCATGGAAATGCTTGAAGCTCCCCATCAGTTGTCTTAG
- the rxrbb gene encoding retinoic acid receptor RXR-beta-B isoform X1, giving the protein MSSQQPNSSASNSPTNILGSPFSVISPSLNSPVVSPSLGFGPISNSQISSSASISGMHSISSSEDVKPPFGLRPMPPHSPGIMMSQKRLCVICGDRSSGKHYGVYSCEGCKGFFKRTVRKDLSYTCRDNKECLVDKRQRNRCQYCRYQKCLAMGMKREVVKHVKWNKEDGKDEGWMTVQEERQRNREREGELEVSVGVNEEMPVEKILEAETAVEQKTELHSDGGSAGNSPHDAVTNICQTADKQLFALVEWAKRIPHFSELPLDDQVILLRAGWNELLIASFSHRSIAMKDGVLLASELQRNSAGVGAIFDRENVQSAEVGAIFDRVLTELVNKMRDMQMDKTELGCLRAIVLFNPDAKGLSNTSEVELLREKVYASLEAYCKQKYPEQQGRFAKLLLRLPALRSIGLKCLEHLFFFKLIGDTPIDTFLMEMLEAPHQLS; this is encoded by the exons ATGTCCTCACAGCAGCCCAACAGTTCAGCCTCCAACAGCCCCACCAACATCTTGGGTTCTCCGTTCTCAGTGATTAGCCCCTCACTTAACTCTCCAGTGGTCTCACCCTCTCTGGGATTTGGACCCATCAGCAACAGTCAG ATCTCTTCCTCAGCATCCATATCAGGGATGCACTCGATAAGCAGTTCGGAGGATGTCAAGCCTCCTTTTGGCTTGAGGCCTATGCCACCACACAGCCCTGGAATAATGATGTCTCAGAAGCGTCTGTGTGTCATCTGTGGAGACCGCTCCTCTG GCAAACACTATGGAGTGTACAGCTGCGAGGGATGTAAAGGTTTCTTCAAACGAACTGTGCGTAAAGACCTGAGCTACACCTGCAGGGATAACAAAGAGTGCCTGGTCGACAAACGCCAGCGCAACCGCTGCCAGTACTGCCGCTACCAGAAGTGCCTGGCTATGGGCATGAAGAGGGAAG TGGTCAAACATGTAAAATGGAATAAAGAAGATGGAAAAGATGAGGGATGGATGA CGGTCCAGGAGGAGCGCCAGAGGAACCGTGAGCGTGAAGGAGAGTTGGAGGTCAGTGTTGGCGTGAATGAGGAGATGCCTGTGGAGAAGATCTTGGAGGCAGAGACTGCAGTAGAGCAGAAGACTGAGCTTCATTCTGATGGAGGCTCTGCAGGCAATTCT ccACACGACGCAGTCACCAACATCTGTCAGACTGCCGACAAACAGTTGTTTGCTTTAGTGGAGTGGGCCAAGAGAATCCCTCATTTCTCTGAACTGCCTCTTGATGATCAGGTCATCCTCCTGCGTGCAG GATGGAATGAGCTCCTCATCGCCTCCTTCTCCCATCGCTCCATTGCTATGAAGGATGGAGTTCTCTTGGCGTCTGAGCTGCAGCGTAACAGTGCAGGAGTTGGAGCTATTTTTGACAG GGAGAATGTGCAGAGTGCAGAGGTTGGCGCCATATTTGACAG GGTTCTCACTGAGCTTGTCAATAAAATGCGTGATATGCAAATGGACAAAACAGAGCTGGGCTGCCTCCGAGCCATTGTCCTCTTCAACCCAG ATGCTAAAGGGCTTTCCAACACCAGTGAGGTGGAGCTCCTGAGAGAAAAGGTCTATGCATCATTGGAAGCCTACTGTAAACAGAAATACCCAGAGCAGCAGGGAAG GTTTGCCAAGCTCCTACTTCGGCTGCCGGCACTAAGATCCATTGGCTTGAAGTGCTTGGAGCATCTCTTTTTCTTCAAGCTGATCGGTGACACACCTATTGACACTTTCCTCATGGAAATGCTTGAAGCTCCCCATCAGTTGTCTTAG